In Lewinella sp. 4G2, the sequence AGGACGGCCAGGGAGTGAATGAAGACCTGTGCCCAACCGTCGTGAAGTATTTACCCACGCCCGGCAAGTATGCCCGTGAGGGGCGTGGGCAAATACTCCCCGCCGGTGTCAAGTACCTAACTGAGGAAAAATTTAAAACCCGTCGTGCGTAATGGCGCGACTTCATTATTAATCTGTCAACGCTATTTGGTTAGGCACACCCCATCTAAGATCTAAAATCTAACGTCTAACGTCCCTACGGAGCACCCGCAAACTGGCACCCCCGTCAGATTCTGAGTTACGTCCGAATTAACGTCCCAAGTAGCCAACAACCCACCCTCCACCCAAGCAAACACCCCCCTCTAAAATCTAAAATCCAACGTCTAACGTCCTCACCCGGCACCCGCGGCAGCGCCCATAAAACCAATTATCAAATCCCCGTAAAACCGGCCAAAAACCGCAACCAACAACTAGCCGCCCCGTTAGCTTGGGACACATTTGACCCCACCCATATGGCGAAGCGACTTGGTATCCTCTGGTTTAGGAACGACCTGCGATTACACGACAACGAAGCACTGACGGATGCGCTGAAACACGCCGACGAATTGCTGCCCGTCTATATTTTCGACCCCCGGATCTGGCTGGCCGAACTGCCGCTGACCGGCTTCCGCAAAATGGGGCCGCACCGGGCGCAATTCATCCTGGAAGCGCTCGCCGACCTGAAGAAAAACCTGCGGAAGCGGGGGAGTGATCTGCTCGTCCGCCACGGAAAACCCGAGGAAGTACTGCCCGAGCTCAGCCAGGAATACCGCGCCAGCTGGGTGTTCTGTAACCGGGAACGGATGCAGGAGGAACTCGAAGTGCAGAACGCCGTCGAAACCGCCCTGTGGGCCATCGGCCGCGAGGTGTACTTCAGCCGGGGCAAGTTGCTGTACTATACGGCCGACCTCCCCTTCCCGATCACTCAGACGCCGGACGTATTTACTCAGTTTCGCAAAGAAGTAGAGCGGATTACGCCGGTACGGGACCCGCTGCCGACGCCCTCCAAGATCAAGGGTTGCGAGGATGAGGTGGATTACGGGCAGATCCCCGACGTAAGCGATTTCCAACTGCGCTTGCCGCCCGAGGATGAGCGAGCCGCCATCCGCCAACGCGGTGGAGAAACGGCGGGGCTGGATCGCCTGGCCTACTACTTTTTCGAGAGCCAGGCCGTCGATACCTATAAGCAGACGCGGAACGGTTTGATTGGCTCCGATTACAGCACGAAGTTCTCCGCCTGGCTGGCCCACGGTTGCCTGAGCCCGAAGCGGATCTACTGGGAACTGAAGGCCTACGAAGAAAAGAACGGCGCTAGCGACGATACCTACTGGGTCGTCTTTGAACTGCTCTGGCGGGATTTCTTCCGCTTGCTCGGCAAGAAATACGGGAACCAGATCTTCCAGAAGGGCGGCATCAAGGGCGAACCGAAACGCTGGAGTAAGGATAAGGACTTGCTGCGCCGTTGGGTCGACGGCGACACCGGCACGCCCTTCATCGACGCCAACATGGTGGAGATCGCGCGGACCGGCTTCATGAGCAACCGTGGCCGCCAGAACGTGGCCAGCTACCTCGTGAAGGACCTCAACCTCGACTGGCGGATGGGCGCCGAATACTTCGAGCACATTCTCACCGATTACGATGTGACGAGCAACTGGTGCAATTGGATGTACGTGGCCGGCGTCGGCTCCGACCCGCGTGAGGACCGCTACTTCAACATCATGAGCCAGGCCAGCCGCTACGACCCGCAGGGCGAATACGTTAAACTGTGGCTCCCGGAATTGGCGGACGTGCCCGCCGAGGCCGTTCACCATCCCGATACGCTTTCGGACGCCGAGCAGAGTAAGTACAACCTTCGCCTGGGCGCGAACTACCCGATGCCGATCGTGCCGAGTGAAAAGTGGATGAAAAAGAAGGGTGGCCACGACCGGGGTAAGCGGCGGCGGCGGTAACCCCGTCGTCGGACGATTCACTGAAATAAGGCGCAGCCTTTTTTCAGTTTCGTCCGACGACTTAGCTTAGTACACTTTCAAGTCGTCGGACGATTCACTGAAAATAAGGCGCAGCCGTTTTTCAGCTTCGTCCGACGACTTAGCTGAGTCCACCTTATAGTCGTCGGACGATGCCACCAAATTCGCGTTGCGAATTTGCTGGTGAATCGTCCGACGACGGGGAGAGGAGGCACTAAGCCCCCCAAAAAATCGTTCCCAAAATGACGGCCAGCCGCCAGCAGCCGTCGGGGCGCTTAGCCTTAACACTTCGGGCCGTTCGCCGGCCAACGTGATTTACGTACATTTGTCTAACTCAAGCATACCGGCAAACGGGCCTTTCGCCTCCTACCCTTTAATCAGCGCAACGACTATGCGGTTATTTCAACTTCTCTGTTTTTCCCTGCTCCTCAGTGTTTCCGCCCAGGCGCAGGACATTCACTTTTCCCAGTTCTACATGTCGCCGCTCAACCTGAACCCGGCCATGACGGGGGTGATGAACTGTAACAGCCGCATCGCGGTGAACTACCGCAGCCAGTGGGCCTCCATTCTCGGCAGCTCCGCCTTCCAG encodes:
- a CDS encoding DASH family cryptochrome: MAKRLGILWFRNDLRLHDNEALTDALKHADELLPVYIFDPRIWLAELPLTGFRKMGPHRAQFILEALADLKKNLRKRGSDLLVRHGKPEEVLPELSQEYRASWVFCNRERMQEELEVQNAVETALWAIGREVYFSRGKLLYYTADLPFPITQTPDVFTQFRKEVERITPVRDPLPTPSKIKGCEDEVDYGQIPDVSDFQLRLPPEDERAAIRQRGGETAGLDRLAYYFFESQAVDTYKQTRNGLIGSDYSTKFSAWLAHGCLSPKRIYWELKAYEEKNGASDDTYWVVFELLWRDFFRLLGKKYGNQIFQKGGIKGEPKRWSKDKDLLRRWVDGDTGTPFIDANMVEIARTGFMSNRGRQNVASYLVKDLNLDWRMGAEYFEHILTDYDVTSNWCNWMYVAGVGSDPREDRYFNIMSQASRYDPQGEYVKLWLPELADVPAEAVHHPDTLSDAEQSKYNLRLGANYPMPIVPSEKWMKKKGGHDRGKRRRR